The following proteins come from a genomic window of Venturia canescens isolate UGA chromosome 4, ASM1945775v1, whole genome shotgun sequence:
- the LOC122409415 gene encoding AN1-type zinc finger protein 2A-like, with product MELPHLGEHCSEKTCNRLDFLPLKCDACESIFCTDHISYKGHSCPSAYKKDVQVPVCPMCNVPIPFKRGEPPDLAVGMHIDNDCQADSSKDRRKVFTNRCSAKGCKIKEIVRVDCGECGRNFCLRHRHPTDHSCIGKAEATRLKRLEALNKQPQSGNSSKNNTTNPARSFRNLQGGMSEDEALARALQASMQDEENNRRRQMQTVSSGSSRDNCQLS from the coding sequence ATGGAGCTGCCACATCTGGGAGAGCATTGTTCGGAGAAAACGTGCAATCGGTTGGATTTTTTACCACTGAAGTGTGATGCGTGcgaatcaatattttgtaCGGACCACATATCTTATAAGGGTCATTCCTGTCCAAGTGCTTACAAAAAAGATGTTCAAGTGCCAGTGTGTCCGATGTGCAATGTCCCGATACCTTTTAAGAGAGGTGAGCCACCTGATTTGGCTGTGGGAATGCACATAGACAATGATTGTCAAGCAGATTCGTCTAAAGACCGCAGAAAAGTCTTCACCAATAGGTGTTCTGCTAAAGGCTGTAAAATCAAGGAAATTGTGCGTGTTGATTGTGGGGAATGCGGTAGAAATTTCTGTCTCAGGCACAGGCATCCTACGGATCACAGTTGTATAGGAAAAGCTGAAGCAACGAGGCTCAAAAGACTCGAAGCTCTCAACAAACAACCACAATCTGGAAATTCCTCCAAAAATAATACCACCAACCCTGCAAGATCTTTCCGCAATCTTCAAGGAGGAATGAGCGAAGATGAAGCACTCGCCAGAGCACTTCAGGCTTCTATGCAGGATGAAGAAAACAACCGCAGAAGACAAATGCAGACTGTCTCTTCTGGGAGCAGTAGAGATAATTGCCAACTATCTTAA
- the LOC122409414 gene encoding RNA transcription, translation and transport factor protein — MFKRRLKTLNYLDWDKVNGNEPQHFRKLVVWLEDQKIRHYTIQDREDLRNIGNEKWQNAFAKYLEDLECPIKTCSLDQLEWLLGLAIRLEFEDDLKKYQNIKGKLTETKAAAVPTIKSTNPLDNLDFESNEFKSGVRNVAQLLNVTQHVNHLITLDACSKLVCQRLNSVALANPSFVVVKGKPYPITEIDLGFNMGDRVLNNAAQALTLLYIQDLRNLQTKINEAIVSVQSITANPKTDTKLGKVGI; from the exons ATGTTTAAGCGTAGACTGAAAACTTTAAATTATTTAGACTGGGATAAAGTAAATGGAAACG AACCTCAACATTTTCGTAAACTCGTTGTATGGCTGGAGGACCAAAAGATTCGTCACTACACAATACAGGACCGTGAAGATCTCAGGAAcataggaaatgaaaaatggcagaacGCATTTGCAAAGTACTTGGAAGATTTGGAATGTCCGATAAAAACGTGTTCTTTGGATCAACTCGAATGGCTTCTGGGGTTGGCCATTCGTTTGGAGTTCGAAGATGATt tgaaaaagtatcAGAACATCAAAGGTAAACTGACTGAAACGAAGGCAGCGGCTGTCCCTACAATAAAATCAACGAACCCCCTTGATAACCTTGATT ttGAGAGCAATGAATTTAAATCCGGTGTCAGAAACGTTGCTCAATTATTGAACGTCACGCAGCACGTTAACCATCTGATAACGTTGGATGCGTGCAGCAAACTAGTTTGCCAAAGACTTAATTCCGTAGCTCTGGCGAATCCAAGTTTTGTAGTGGTGAAAGGAAAGCCTTATCCAATAACGGAGATAGATCTGGGCTTCAATATGGGTGACCGTGTACTGAACAATGCGGCTCAAGCTTTGACCTTATTATACATTCAGGATCTTCGAAATctccaaacaaaaataaacgagGCGATAGTGAGTGTCCAAAGTATAACTGCGAATCCTAAGACTGACACAAAATTGGGAAAAGTTGGAATTTAA